The Thioalkalivibrio sulfidiphilus HL-EbGr7 genome includes the window TCACGTGAAGAGCCTCAACTCCACCGGCGTGGTGGCCATCAAGGACAAGGAGGTCACCTCCGCCGACGTGGACCGGGTGATCGACGCGGCGCGCGCAGTGGCCATCCCGGCGGACCAGCGCATCCTGCACATCCTGCCCCAGGAATTCATCATCGATGAGCAGGAGGGCATCCGCGAGCCGGTGGGCATGTCCGGCGTGCGTCTGGAGGCCAAGGTGCACCTGGTCACCGGCGCGGTCTCCGCCGCCCAGAACATCGTCAAGTGCGTGCGCCGCTGCGGCCTGGAGGTGGACGACATCATCCTGGAACAGATGGCCTCCAGCCACGCGGTGCTCACCGAGGACGAGAAGGAACTGGGCGTGTGCCTGGTGGACATCGGCGGCGGCACCACGGACATCGCCGTGTTCACCGACGGCGCGATCCGCCACACGGCGGTGATCCCCATCGCCGGCGACCAGGTTACCAACGACATCGCCGTGGCCCTGCGTACGCCGACCCAGTACGCCGAGGACATCAAGATCAAGTACGCCTGCGCCCTGCGCCAGCTGGCCAATCCCGACGACACCATCGAGGTGCCGAGCGTGGGCGACCGCGCACCCAAGCGTCTGTCCCGCCAGACCCTCGCCGGCGTGGTGGAGCCGCGCTACGAGGAGCTGCTGTCCCTGGTGCAGGCGGAGCTGCGCCGCTCCGGCTGTGAGGAACTGGTGGCGGCGGGCGTGGTGCTTACCGGCGGGTCTTCCAAGATGGAAGGGGTGATCGATCTGGCCGAGGAAGTGTTCCACATGCCCGTGCGTCTGGGTCTGCCCCAGCACGTGAGCGGGCTGGTGGACGTGGTGCGCAACCCGATCCACGCCACCGGCGTGGGTCTGCTGTTGTTCGGTCATCAGAGCCGGGGCGGCGGGCGCAGCCACGAGGCGCGTCAGACGGGCAATCTCAAGGCAGTGTGGGGAAGGATGAAGAGCTGGTTTCAGGGCAACTTCTAATCGAAGTCGGAATTGAGAATTGGGAAGTACGAAACGGGACAGGGCGGATTTTCGTTTTTACGAATCAGATCAACCAATGTGTTGAGGAGGTATGACAATGTTTGAGCTCATGGATACGTTTCCGCAGAACGCGGTCATCAAGGTCATCGGCGTGGGCGGCGGCGGCGGCAACGCCGTACAGCACATGGTCAATGCCAACATCGAGGGCGTGGACTTCATCTGCGCCAACACCGATGCCCAGGCGCTGAAGAACCACAACGCCAAGACCCTGCTGCAGCTGGGCGGGCACATCACCAAGGGCCTGGGTGCCGGCGCCGACCCGGTGGTGGGACGTGAGGCGGCCCTGGAGGACCGGGACCGCATCGCCGAGGTGATCGAGGGCGCCGACATGGTGTTCATCACCGCCGGCATGGGCGGCGGTACCGGCACCGGCGGCGCACCGGTGGTGGCCCAGATCGCCCGGGAGATGGGCATCCTCACCGTGGCCGTGGTCACCAAGCCCTTCCCCTTCGAGGGCAAGAAGCGCCTGGCCGTGTCCCAGGCGGGCATGGAGAACCTGGCCAAGTACGTGGACTCGCTGATCACCATCCCCAACGAGAAGCTGCTCACCGTGCTGGGCAAGAACATCTCCCTGCTGGAGGCCTTCAAGGCGGCCAACAACGTGCTGCTGGGCGCGGTGCAGGGCATTGCCGAGCTGATCACCCGTCCGGGACTGATCAACGTGGACTTCGCCGACGTGCGCACCGTGATGTCCGAGATGGGCATGGCCATGATGGGTACCGGCAGCGCGTCCGGCCAGGACCGCGCCCGGGTGGCGGCCGAGGCGGCCATCGCCAGTCCCCTGCTCGAGGACGTGAACATCGCCGGTGCCCGGGGCATCCTGGTGAACGTCACCGCCGGCCTGGACATGTCCATCGGCGAGTTCGAGGAAGTGGGTGATGCCATCAAGGAGTTCGCCTCCGAGGACGCCACCGTGGTGGTGGGTACCGTGATCGACCCGGAGATGACCGACGAGCTGCGCGTGACCCTGGTGGCCACCGGTCTGGGCAGCACCATGGCGGCCACCCGGGCGCCTGAGAAGCCCAAGGTCAAGCTGGTGGAACCGGCCCCCGAGCTGACCCCCGACTACGAGAACCTGGACCGCCCCACGGTGATCCGCAAGAGTCAGGGCAACGCTGCGGTGGACCTGAATGGTCACCTGAACATGGATTACCTGGACATCCCGGCCTTCCTGCGCAAGCAGGCGGACTGATCGATGCACCAGGATGGTGCGCCCGGGGTTGTGGGTGGTCTGTGACAGCGCGTCATCCGGTCGCGGATTTGCCGCGTCTGGTCGCTTTTTCGGTGGAAACCATGCATCTGCACGGCTTTGGTGCCATAATGCGCAGGTTTTTTGCAGATTTACCCGCTTGGCTCGCGTCGCCATCAGGATGGCGCAGTTTTTGCTGGGCAATTCGGGAGGCCGGGTTATCATGCCGGCCGGACCGTGAGTCATTCGGATAGTCCGAACCAGTCGAGGGTTCCATCGTTGATCAGGCAGCGCACACTCAAGAACACCATCAGGGCCACGGGCGTCGGTCTTCACACCGGCGAGAAGGTCTACGTGATGCTCAGGCCGGCACCGGTGGATACCGGTGTGGTGTTCCGGCGCATGGACCTGGAGCCGCCGGTGGAGATCAAGGCGAGCCCCGACAACGTCGGTGATACGCGCCTCTCCACCACCCTGGTCAACGGCGAGGTACGGGTCTCCACGGTGGAACACCTGCTGTCCGCCATCGCCGGCCTCGGCATCGACAACCTCTACGTGGAGGTGAGCGCGGCCGAGGTACCCATCATGGACGGCAGCGCCGGTCCCTTCGTGTTCCTGATCCAGTCCGCCGGCATCGTGGAGCAGGAGGCGCCCAAGAAGTTCATCCGCATCAAGCGCGCGGTGGAAGTGCGCGAGGACGACAAGTGGGCCCGCTTCGAGCCCTTCGACGGCTTCAAGGTGGGCTTCTCCATCGATTTCCAGCACCCCATCTTCAGCAACGGGGTGCAGACCGCAGAACTGGATTTCTCCACCACCTCCTTCGTCAAGGAAGTGAGCCGCGCACGGACCTTTGGCTTCATGCGTGACATCGAGATGCTGCGCGAGCGTCAGCTGGCCCTGGGCGGCAGCCTGGACAACGCCATCGTGCTGGACGATTTCCGCATCCTCAACGAAGACGGGCTGCGTTACGAAGACGAGTTCGTCAAACACAAGATCCTGGACGCCATCGGTGACCTGTACCTGCTGGGCCACAGCCTGGTGGGCGCCTTCACCGGCTTCAAGTCCGGGCATGCCCTCAACAATCGCCTCATTCGTACCCTCATCGCCCAGGAAGACGCCTGGGAATGCATCACCTTCGAGGATGAGAACGAGTCGGCCCCCATTTCCTACGCCCAGCCGGTCACGGCGTTCTGATTGAGTTCGTGAGGGTAGGCGTGAGGTGTTTCTCGCGCCGCGGTGTAGGTCGGGCTTGTTCGGCGCATCCCTGCGCCTCACCCCTAGGGGGCTTGCGCGACGAATCGCTCCCGGCGATTCGTTCAGCCCGACGCCGCCGTACGTATTCTGAGCCCCCGCTGTCGGGCTGAAGCCCGACCTACAGGAATCCGGGATCCGTCAGGATCGGCGCGTGTCGGGTTTTGCCGCTCTGGCGGCGAGCCTTTCCAGGGCCTCGGCCAGTTCCCTGTCCTCGATCCCCCGGGCGGCCTGGCGCAGCGTCGAACCCGCCCGGCCGGAAAGTTTCGGGCGGGGCAGGGCCGTGCCCCTGCTGGCTGCTGCTGACCCGTGCAGGGCGGCCACGCTGACCCGCACGCGGCGCAGCTTGAGGCCGTGATGGGCGGCCAGATGTTTGAGGATCTCCCGCTGCAGGAAGCGCACCTGGGTGGCCCAGGCGCCGGCGTCGGCGGCGATGCGCAGCTGCTCCTCGTCAATGCCGGCCACCCAGCAGTGCTCGGCCAGGGCCGGCGGCAGCAGGTGGCGCAGGCTGTCGGTCAGTGTCTGGTGCAGGCCGGCCTGCTTGACGAGGCGGGGATCAATCAGGTGGCGGATGCGTTGCATCGTCTGAATGGTACCTTTGGTGCCGGAAACGGGTTTCCCGAAACGCCTGTGGCATGTACTATCGGGCTCCCATACTAGCAGTGTGGTCGTATGAACATCATCTTTCTCAGCCGAAGCGGCACCTGCCGCAAGTGTCTGGACCTGCATTCCTGGCGAGTGCGGGCCGTGGCTGTGATGGTCATCGGCGGCCTCCTGTCCCTGGTGGCGGCGGCGGGTTTCCATGCCGGCGCCCGTCATGCAGATCCCCAACAGTTCATCGTCGCCTGGGAGGAGGAAATCCGTCTCCAGCGCGAGGCCCTGCGCACGGCCAGGGAAGCCACCCAGGCTGACATCGACGCCCTGACTATCCGCCTGGCCGAACTGCAGGCCCGCGCCACCCGCCTGGACGCCCTGGGCGGCAAACTGGTCAACATGGCCGGTCTGGATGACGGCGAGTTCGATTTCAGCAGCATTCCCGGCGTGGGCGGTCCCGAGATGGCCGAACCAGGTGTGGGGCATGCCCCGGACCTGATCGCCCAGCTGGACGGTCTGGACAGCCTGCTGGAGGAACGGGAGTCCCAGCTGGGCCTGCTGGATCGCATGATCCTCAACCGCCAGCTCCAGGAAGAGGTGACCCCGGCGGGCCGGCCCGTGAACCAGGGCTGGATTTCCTCCAGCTACGGCATGCGCAACGACCCCTTCACGGGGCGCCGCGTAATGCACCGAGGTGTCGATTTCGCCGGCCGGCCAGGCAGTGACGTGATCGCCGTGGCCGGTGGCATCGTCACCACTGCCGGCAAGCGCAACGTGTTCGGATACCTGGTGGAGATCGACCACGGCAACGGCTTCGTCACCCGCTACGCCCACAACAAGAAACTGTTGGTGGAGACGGGCGAGACGGTGCGCAAGGGTCAGGTGATCGCCCTGCTGGGCGAGACCGGTCGCGCAACCGGTCCCCACGTGCATTTCGAGGTGCTGGAAAACGGCCGGCACATCAATCCCTCCCGCTTCATCCGCGCCTCCCGCTGAACCGGCCTGCCCGGCGCGGGTCTACCCGCTGCACTGCCAACCACCCCGGGCCGCTGACCGCAGGGCCGCCCATGGGTTATCATGTCCGACGCAAAGCCGCCCCCGTGGTGGTCCATCCCAACAACGTAAAAGTCCCCATCCATGGTCACCAGCCTCGTCAGAAAGATCTTCGGCAGCCGCAACGAACGCATCGTGAAGCGCCTGGGCAAGACCGTTGCCCGCATCAACGAACTGGAAGCCGAGCTTCAGTCCCTGGACGACGAGGCCCTGAAGGCCCGCACCGGACAGTTGCGCGAACGCCTGGCCGGGGGGGAGAGCCTGGAGGCACTGCTGCCCGAGGCCTTCGCCGTGACGCGCGAGGCGGGCCGTCGTGTCATGGGCATGCGCCACTTCGACGTGCAGTTGATCGGCGGCATGGTGCTGGACAGCGGCCGCATCGCCGAGATGCGCACCGGTGAGGGCAAGACCCTGGTGGCGACGCTCGCCGCCTATCTGAATGCCCTGTCCGGCAAGGGCGTGCACGTGGTGACGGTCAACGACTACCTGGCCCGCCGTGATGCGGCCTGGATGGGTCGGCTCTACCATGCGCTTGGCCTGTCCGTGGGCGTGATCAATTCCTCCGGCGGCGCCGGTCCGGATTCCGCCTCCTATCTCTACGACCCGGGCTTTCACGCCGAGGGCGGCATCGCCCATCTGCGTCCGGTGACCCGCCGCGAGGCCTATGCCGCGGACATCACCTACGGCACCAACAACGAGTTCGGCTTCGACTACCTGCGCGATAACATGGCCTTCCGCCTGGAAGACCGCGTACAGCGGGAGCTGAACTTCGCCATCGTCGACGAGGTGGACTCGATCCTCATCGACGAGGCGCGCACGCCGCTGATCATCTCCGGTCCCGCCGGGGAGAGCGCAGAGATGTACGAGCGCATGAATCGCATCGTGCCCAAGCTCACCCCCCAGGAAGAGGAGGAGGGCCCCGGCGACTACAGCGTTGACGAGAAGATGAAGCAGGTCTTCCTCACCGAGGACGGTCAGGAGAAGGCCGAGCAGCTGATGCGCGATGCGGGCCTGCTGGCGGAGGGTCAGGGCCTGTACGACGCCGGCAGCATTGCCCTGCTGCATCACCTCAACGCCGCCCTGCGTGCCCATATCCTGTTTCACAAGGACGTGGATTACCTGGTGCGCGACGGCCAGATTCTCATCATCGACGAATTCACCGGCCGCATCATGGCGGGCCGGCGCTGGTCCGAGGGTCTGCACCAGGCCATCGAGGCCAAGGAGGGCGTCCCCATCCAGCGGGAGAACCAGACGCTGGCCTCCATCACCTTCCAGAACTACTTCCGGCTCTACGAGAAGCTCTCCGGCATGACCGGCACCGCCGACACCGAGGCCTACGAGTTCCAGCAGATCTACGGCCTGGAGGTGGTGGTGATCCCCACCAACCGCCCCATGGTCCGCAACGACATGCAGGACCTGGTCTACATGACCCAGAAGGAAAAGTTCGAGGCCATCATCAAGGAGATCAAGTACTGCCAGGAGAAGCGCCAGCCGGTGCTGGTGGGTACCGCCTCGGTGGAGACCTCCGAATACCTCTCCGGTCTGCTCAAGAAGGCCAAGATCGCCCACGAGGTGCTCAACGCAAAGCAGCATGAGCGCGAGGCCCACGTGGTGGAACAGGCGGGCCGTCCCGGTGCCGTGACCCTGGCCACCAACATGGCCGGCCGCGGTACCGACATCGTGCTGGGCGGCAGCCTGGAGGCGGAACTGGCGACCCTGGGCGACAATCCCAAGCCGGCCGACGTGGACCGGGTCAAGGCCGACTGGCAGAAGCGTCACGACGAGGTGCTGGCCAACGGCGGCCTGCACATCATCGGCTCAGAGCGCCACGAATCCCGTCGCATCGACAACCAGCTGCGCGGCCGTGCCGGCCGCCAGGGCGACCCCGGTTCCAGCCGCTTCTTCCTGTCCCTGGAAGACAACCTGATGCGCATCTTCGCCTCCGACCGGGTGAAGTCGCTGATGCAGCGCCTGGGCATGCAGGAGGGCGAGGCCATCGAGAACGCCTGGGTGACCAAGGCCATCGAGAATGCCCAGCGCAAGGTGGAGGCCCACAACTTCGACATCCGCAAGAACCTGCTGGAATACGACGATGTGGCCAACGACCAGCGCAAGGTGGTCTACGAACAGCGCCGTGAACTGCTGGAGACCGAGGACATCTCCGAGACCCTGGAGGCGGTGCGCCGGGACGTGCTCGAAGGCGTGATCTCCCAGTACATTCCCCAGGGCAGCATCGAGGAGCAGTGGGACGT containing:
- the ftsA gene encoding cell division protein FtsA, producing MSKRSDKGMIVGLDIGTSKVEAIVGEINEDGQIEIVGIGSHPSRGLKKGVVVNIESTVQSIQRAVEEAELMAGCQIHSVFTGIAGSHVKSLNSTGVVAIKDKEVTSADVDRVIDAARAVAIPADQRILHILPQEFIIDEQEGIREPVGMSGVRLEAKVHLVTGAVSAAQNIVKCVRRCGLEVDDIILEQMASSHAVLTEDEKELGVCLVDIGGGTTDIAVFTDGAIRHTAVIPIAGDQVTNDIAVALRTPTQYAEDIKIKYACALRQLANPDDTIEVPSVGDRAPKRLSRQTLAGVVEPRYEELLSLVQAELRRSGCEELVAAGVVLTGGSSKMEGVIDLAEEVFHMPVRLGLPQHVSGLVDVVRNPIHATGVGLLLFGHQSRGGGRSHEARQTGNLKAVWGRMKSWFQGNF
- the ftsZ gene encoding cell division protein FtsZ gives rise to the protein MFELMDTFPQNAVIKVIGVGGGGGNAVQHMVNANIEGVDFICANTDAQALKNHNAKTLLQLGGHITKGLGAGADPVVGREAALEDRDRIAEVIEGADMVFITAGMGGGTGTGGAPVVAQIAREMGILTVAVVTKPFPFEGKKRLAVSQAGMENLAKYVDSLITIPNEKLLTVLGKNISLLEAFKAANNVLLGAVQGIAELITRPGLINVDFADVRTVMSEMGMAMMGTGSASGQDRARVAAEAAIASPLLEDVNIAGARGILVNVTAGLDMSIGEFEEVGDAIKEFASEDATVVVGTVIDPEMTDELRVTLVATGLGSTMAATRAPEKPKVKLVEPAPELTPDYENLDRPTVIRKSQGNAAVDLNGHLNMDYLDIPAFLRKQAD
- the lpxC gene encoding UDP-3-O-acyl-N-acetylglucosamine deacetylase is translated as MIRQRTLKNTIRATGVGLHTGEKVYVMLRPAPVDTGVVFRRMDLEPPVEIKASPDNVGDTRLSTTLVNGEVRVSTVEHLLSAIAGLGIDNLYVEVSAAEVPIMDGSAGPFVFLIQSAGIVEQEAPKKFIRIKRAVEVREDDKWARFEPFDGFKVGFSIDFQHPIFSNGVQTAELDFSTTSFVKEVSRARTFGFMRDIEMLRERQLALGGSLDNAIVLDDFRILNEDGLRYEDEFVKHKILDAIGDLYLLGHSLVGAFTGFKSGHALNNRLIRTLIAQEDAWECITFEDENESAPISYAQPVTAF
- a CDS encoding DUF721 domain-containing protein → MQRIRHLIDPRLVKQAGLHQTLTDSLRHLLPPALAEHCWVAGIDEEQLRIAADAGAWATQVRFLQREILKHLAAHHGLKLRRVRVSVAALHGSAAASRGTALPRPKLSGRAGSTLRQAARGIEDRELAEALERLAARAAKPDTRRS
- a CDS encoding M23 family metallopeptidase, yielding MNIIFLSRSGTCRKCLDLHSWRVRAVAVMVIGGLLSLVAAAGFHAGARHADPQQFIVAWEEEIRLQREALRTAREATQADIDALTIRLAELQARATRLDALGGKLVNMAGLDDGEFDFSSIPGVGGPEMAEPGVGHAPDLIAQLDGLDSLLEERESQLGLLDRMILNRQLQEEVTPAGRPVNQGWISSSYGMRNDPFTGRRVMHRGVDFAGRPGSDVIAVAGGIVTTAGKRNVFGYLVEIDHGNGFVTRYAHNKKLLVETGETVRKGQVIALLGETGRATGPHVHFEVLENGRHINPSRFIRASR
- the secA gene encoding preprotein translocase subunit SecA; the encoded protein is MVTSLVRKIFGSRNERIVKRLGKTVARINELEAELQSLDDEALKARTGQLRERLAGGESLEALLPEAFAVTREAGRRVMGMRHFDVQLIGGMVLDSGRIAEMRTGEGKTLVATLAAYLNALSGKGVHVVTVNDYLARRDAAWMGRLYHALGLSVGVINSSGGAGPDSASYLYDPGFHAEGGIAHLRPVTRREAYAADITYGTNNEFGFDYLRDNMAFRLEDRVQRELNFAIVDEVDSILIDEARTPLIISGPAGESAEMYERMNRIVPKLTPQEEEEGPGDYSVDEKMKQVFLTEDGQEKAEQLMRDAGLLAEGQGLYDAGSIALLHHLNAALRAHILFHKDVDYLVRDGQILIIDEFTGRIMAGRRWSEGLHQAIEAKEGVPIQRENQTLASITFQNYFRLYEKLSGMTGTADTEAYEFQQIYGLEVVVIPTNRPMVRNDMQDLVYMTQKEKFEAIIKEIKYCQEKRQPVLVGTASVETSEYLSGLLKKAKIAHEVLNAKQHEREAHVVEQAGRPGAVTLATNMAGRGTDIVLGGSLEAELATLGDNPKPADVDRVKADWQKRHDEVLANGGLHIIGSERHESRRIDNQLRGRAGRQGDPGSSRFFLSLEDNLMRIFASDRVKSLMQRLGMQEGEAIENAWVTKAIENAQRKVEAHNFDIRKNLLEYDDVANDQRKVVYEQRRELLETEDISETLEAVRRDVLEGVISQYIPQGSIEEQWDVPGLTHVLEQDFGLVLDIAGWLEREDDLHEETLRERIHQHAAEAYQVKEDKVGAETMRRIEKDVMLQVLDSHWKEHLAAMDYLRQGIGLRGYAQRNPKQEYKREAFEMFEALLTRIKHDVTALLMRVQVRSPEDAEALERQQRAAAGADMRFQHSQPESVLHKPEAGEGEEAQPFRRETPKVGRNDPCWCGSGKKFKHCHGKL